Proteins from a single region of Streptomyces sp. TN58:
- a CDS encoding glycosyltransferase family 2 protein translates to MPAQQPAVSVIMPVLNEEHYLRESVRHILEQEYAGEMEVVIALGPSTDRTDEIAAELVAEDPRVHTVPNPTGRTPAALNAAIKASRHPIVVRVDGHGMLSPDYIATAVRLLEETGAQNVGGIMHAEGENAWEEAVAAAMTSKIGVGNAPFHTGGQAGPAETVYLGVFRREALEQQGGYNEEFIRAQDWELNFRIREAGGLIWFSPELRVQYRPRRSVKALAKQYKDYGRWRHVVARYHSGSINMRYLAPPTLVCALAAGVVVGVTVSPLGFAVPAGYLAAITAGSVPAGKGLPLKARAQIPLALATMHLSWGFGFLTSPRALANKLIASRRPAVLPGVPQA, encoded by the coding sequence ATGCCCGCCCAGCAGCCCGCAGTCTCGGTGATCATGCCGGTGCTCAATGAGGAGCACTACCTCCGCGAGTCCGTCCGCCACATCCTGGAACAGGAGTATGCGGGCGAGATGGAGGTGGTGATCGCACTCGGGCCGTCCACGGACCGCACCGACGAGATCGCCGCCGAACTCGTCGCCGAGGATCCCCGAGTCCACACCGTCCCGAATCCCACCGGCCGGACCCCGGCGGCGCTCAACGCCGCCATCAAGGCCTCGCGTCACCCGATCGTGGTACGCGTCGACGGCCACGGCATGCTCTCCCCGGACTACATCGCCACCGCCGTCCGCCTCCTGGAGGAGACCGGCGCCCAGAACGTCGGCGGGATCATGCACGCCGAGGGCGAGAACGCCTGGGAAGAGGCCGTCGCCGCCGCGATGACCTCGAAGATCGGCGTCGGCAACGCCCCCTTCCACACCGGCGGCCAGGCCGGCCCGGCCGAGACGGTCTACCTCGGAGTCTTCCGCCGTGAGGCGCTGGAGCAGCAGGGCGGCTACAACGAGGAGTTCATCCGCGCCCAGGACTGGGAGCTGAACTTCCGCATCCGCGAGGCCGGCGGCCTGATCTGGTTCTCGCCCGAGCTGCGGGTCCAGTACCGCCCGCGGCGCTCGGTCAAGGCCCTCGCCAAGCAGTACAAGGACTACGGCCGCTGGCGGCACGTGGTGGCCCGCTACCACTCGGGCTCGATCAACATGCGCTACCTGGCCCCGCCGACCCTCGTCTGCGCGCTCGCCGCGGGCGTGGTCGTGGGCGTGACCGTCAGCCCGCTGGGCTTCGCCGTCCCGGCGGGCTACCTCGCGGCGATCACCGCGGGCTCCGTCCCGGCCGGCAAGGGGCTGCCGCTGAAGGCGCGGGCGCAGATCCCCCTCGCCCTGGCGACCATGCACCTGTCCTGGGGCTTCGGCTTCCTGACCAGCCCGCGCGCCCTGGCGAACAAGCTCATCGCGAGCCGCCGCCCGGCCGTGCTGCCCGGCGTCCCGCAGGCCTAG
- a CDS encoding LCP family protein: MRLAAGLSVAVLGSGAVGHAVMTGLDTGIERVDPFKDMKNRPQAGHGLNFLLVGTDGRDRISPEEKREYRLGGAPCRCTDTIMLVHLSADRERASVVSLPRDSYAEVPAHRDQVTGKAHKPHPVRLNAAYAEGGPNLTVRTVENMTRVKIDHYLEVDFTSFMKTVDAMGGVEICTAKTMRDPSTGLDLVPGTHRLTGGQALQYVRSRHVDGASDLGRMQRQQRFVASLIEQATGSGVLLNPVKFKELSSTLLGSVRADRGFGAEQMLALGQAMRDFTPSSSEFASVPIGNPSFRVKGIGSTVKWDEPKAAKLFEALRQDRPLAPARPGKAAGRPAAVPVDVPPAQVRVQVENGTRIDGLGGRVDSALRATGFDTTRTPGNGAGRDVKRTVIRYDPRWDRSARSVATALPGSELRAVAGKGRTVTVIAGSDYRRVVPVRAEDPHQGAFGVVSGDQVVCGN; encoded by the coding sequence GTGCGGCTGGCGGCCGGTCTGTCGGTGGCGGTCCTGGGCTCCGGGGCTGTCGGGCACGCCGTGATGACCGGTCTGGACACCGGGATCGAGCGGGTGGACCCGTTCAAGGACATGAAGAACCGCCCACAGGCCGGACACGGCCTCAACTTCCTGCTGGTGGGCACCGACGGCCGGGACAGGATCAGCCCCGAGGAGAAGCGCGAGTACCGCCTGGGCGGGGCGCCGTGCCGCTGCACCGACACGATCATGCTGGTGCACCTGTCGGCGGACAGGGAGCGGGCCAGCGTCGTCAGCCTGCCCCGTGACAGCTACGCCGAGGTGCCCGCACACCGCGACCAGGTCACCGGCAAGGCGCACAAGCCCCACCCGGTGCGGCTGAACGCGGCGTACGCGGAGGGCGGGCCCAACCTCACCGTGCGGACGGTCGAGAACATGACCCGGGTGAAGATCGACCACTACCTGGAGGTCGACTTCACCAGCTTCATGAAGACGGTCGACGCGATGGGCGGGGTGGAGATCTGCACCGCCAAGACCATGCGCGACCCCAGCACCGGCCTCGACCTGGTGCCCGGCACCCACCGGCTGACCGGCGGCCAGGCCCTGCAGTACGTACGCTCCCGCCACGTCGACGGCGCCTCCGACCTCGGCCGGATGCAGCGCCAGCAGCGGTTCGTCGCCTCCCTGATCGAGCAGGCGACCGGGAGCGGGGTGCTGCTGAACCCCGTCAAGTTCAAGGAGCTCAGTTCCACCCTGCTGGGCTCGGTCCGCGCTGACAGGGGCTTCGGCGCGGAGCAGATGCTCGCGCTCGGGCAGGCGATGCGGGACTTCACCCCCTCCTCATCCGAGTTCGCCTCGGTCCCCATCGGCAACCCCTCCTTCCGGGTGAAGGGCATCGGGTCCACCGTGAAGTGGGACGAGCCGAAGGCGGCCAAGCTCTTCGAGGCGCTGCGCCAGGACCGGCCGCTGGCCCCGGCCCGGCCCGGGAAGGCCGCCGGCCGGCCCGCCGCGGTGCCGGTGGACGTGCCGCCGGCGCAGGTCCGGGTGCAGGTGGAGAACGGCACGCGGATCGACGGGCTGGGCGGGCGCGTCGACAGCGCGCTGCGCGCCACCGGCTTCGACACCACCCGGACCCCGGGCAACGGCGCCGGCCGCGACGTCAAGCGCACGGTGATCAGGTACGACCCGCGCTGGGACCGCTCGGCGCGTTCGGTGGCGACCGCGCTGCCGGGCAGTGAGCTGCGGGCGGTCGCGGGCAAGGGCCGGACGGTGACGGTGATCGCCGGCTCCGACTACCGCAGGGTGGTGCCGGTGCGGGCGGAGGACCCCCACCAGGGCGCCTTCGGCGTCGTCAGCGGCGACCAGGTGGTCTGCGGGAACTGA
- a CDS encoding LCP family protein, with protein MDAQSRGRADEIDPADQWVLNPRTGNYELQLGDSAVQQRPKVAAPRRSTSAPAPTTPSPGVPKPRRGDAPPGGRRGGGRSRKGGGGGGRRKKVLLITSGTLAFLLVGGATAAYLYYDHLNGNLSVTDVAGAGTGGFKKDQPINILVIGTDKRSGEGNEGYGDKDSVGHADTTILFHVSKDRTNATALSIPRDLITNIPACPTKQPDGSTKTIPPVKSTRFNTSLGQEGRDAGCTMRTVKELTGVEVDHFMMADFNAVKTLSTAVGGVPVCLEKAVNDEEGSQLKLGPGEHRLSGEQALAFVRTRHGFGNNSDLDRIKIQQQFLGSMMRQMKSQETLTSPKKFLSLAEAATKSLAVDSGIGSIAKLTDLAGELKNIDTKNITFTTLPVKDNPAEPEGKKATVVVEHSLADPLLQMIRGDVSLTEVEKKERAAQEAADADAKAKQDALLQGNRAPAGDVRVNVYNGGGPSGSASTTLKWLQDTKGMSKASNQGNAPAKVGATQLEYAPNQADQARALADAMGLPATALKMGTTDAAAKTPMKLTLGPDFQKPGSPLAPPVPQELPKDVQQAQADKAICAK; from the coding sequence GTGGATGCGCAGAGCCGTGGACGGGCGGACGAGATCGACCCCGCCGACCAGTGGGTGCTCAACCCCCGCACAGGCAACTACGAACTGCAACTGGGTGATTCCGCTGTGCAGCAGCGGCCCAAGGTCGCCGCGCCGCGCAGATCGACCTCGGCCCCCGCTCCCACCACGCCTTCCCCCGGTGTACCCAAGCCGCGCCGCGGCGACGCCCCGCCCGGGGGCCGCAGGGGCGGCGGCCGCTCGCGCAAGGGCGGCGGAGGCGGCGGACGCCGCAAGAAGGTCCTGCTGATCACCAGCGGGACCCTGGCGTTCCTGCTGGTCGGGGGCGCCACGGCGGCGTACCTCTACTACGACCACCTCAACGGCAACCTCAGCGTCACCGACGTCGCGGGCGCGGGCACGGGCGGCTTCAAGAAGGACCAGCCCATCAACATCCTGGTCATCGGCACCGACAAGCGCAGCGGTGAGGGCAACGAGGGGTACGGCGACAAGGACAGCGTCGGCCACGCCGACACCACGATCCTGTTCCACGTCTCGAAGGACCGGACGAACGCGACCGCGCTGTCCATCCCCCGCGACCTGATCACGAACATCCCCGCCTGCCCGACGAAGCAGCCCGACGGCTCCACCAAGACGATCCCGCCGGTCAAGAGCACCCGCTTCAACACCAGCCTGGGACAGGAGGGCCGTGACGCGGGCTGCACCATGCGCACGGTCAAGGAGCTGACCGGGGTCGAGGTCGACCACTTCATGATGGCCGACTTCAACGCCGTCAAGACGCTGAGCACGGCGGTCGGCGGAGTGCCGGTGTGCCTGGAGAAGGCCGTCAACGACGAGGAGGGCTCCCAGCTCAAGCTGGGCCCCGGCGAGCACAGGCTGTCGGGCGAGCAGGCCCTCGCCTTCGTCCGCACGCGGCACGGCTTCGGCAACAACAGCGACCTCGACCGCATCAAGATCCAGCAGCAGTTCCTCGGTTCGATGATGCGTCAGATGAAGTCGCAGGAGACGCTGACCAGTCCGAAGAAGTTCCTGTCGCTCGCGGAGGCGGCGACCAAGTCGCTGGCCGTGGACTCGGGGATCGGCTCCATCGCCAAGCTCACCGACCTGGCCGGCGAGTTGAAGAACATCGACACCAAGAACATCACCTTCACCACCCTGCCCGTGAAGGACAACCCGGCCGAGCCGGAGGGCAAGAAGGCGACCGTCGTCGTCGAGCACTCGCTGGCCGATCCGCTGCTGCAGATGATCCGGGGGGACGTCTCGCTCACGGAGGTCGAGAAGAAGGAGCGGGCCGCGCAGGAGGCGGCCGACGCGGACGCGAAGGCCAAGCAGGACGCCCTCCTCCAGGGCAACCGGGCGCCCGCCGGCGACGTACGGGTGAACGTCTACAACGGCGGCGGACCCTCGGGCTCCGCCTCCACCACGCTGAAGTGGCTGCAGGACACCAAGGGGATGTCCAAGGCCAGCAACCAGGGCAACGCCCCGGCGAAGGTCGGCGCCACACAGCTGGAGTACGCGCCCAACCAGGCCGACCAGGCCCGGGCGCTCGCGGACGCCATGGGGCTGCCCGCCACCGCGCTGAAGATGGGGACGACGGACGCTGCGGCGAAGACCCCGATGAAGCTGACGCTGGGTCCGGACTTCCAGAAGCCGGGCAGCCCGCTGGCGCCTCCCGTTCCGCAGGAGCTGCCCAAGGACGTCCAGCAGGCGCAGGCCGACAAGGCGATCTGCGCCAAGTAG
- a CDS encoding DUF6879 family protein yields MSQNEPGFNELLAAAKHSAVHLELRDSYGVGDEAEDFETWKRTGQRDIDPASAYWAPWVDLIRSTVTRGVIVRRARVVSEPVTDYIRYEHAGTVVNVHAGEQVRWLPRRQASDIALPGNDCWVFDGEIVLFNHFSGDGNWSEPGWEVRSEPAVARLASTAFEAVWERGIPHEKYTV; encoded by the coding sequence ATGTCGCAGAACGAGCCGGGCTTTAACGAGCTGCTGGCCGCAGCCAAGCACTCGGCTGTGCACCTGGAGCTGCGCGACTCGTACGGCGTCGGGGATGAGGCCGAGGACTTCGAGACCTGGAAGCGGACGGGCCAACGCGACATCGACCCAGCGTCCGCTTACTGGGCACCGTGGGTTGATTTGATTCGCAGCACGGTGACCCGAGGCGTGATCGTCCGCCGTGCCCGCGTCGTATCAGAACCGGTGACGGATTACATCCGGTACGAGCACGCCGGCACCGTGGTCAACGTCCACGCCGGGGAGCAGGTCCGTTGGCTGCCCAGGCGGCAGGCTTCGGACATCGCGCTTCCCGGGAACGACTGCTGGGTGTTCGACGGAGAGATCGTGCTCTTCAACCACTTCTCCGGAGATGGCAACTGGTCTGAGCCTGGCTGGGAGGTTCGTTCCGAGCCCGCTGTGGCACGACTGGCCTCGACTGCGTTCGAGGCAGTCTGGGAGCGCGGCATCCCACACGAGAAGTACACGGTCTGA
- a CDS encoding acyl-CoA thioesterase: MTQIPGELPGKPTAASRTTLSHIMTANDTNLLGTVHGGVIMKLVDDAAGAVAGRHSGGAAVTASMDEMAFLAPVRVGDLVHVKAQCNWTGRSSMEIGVRVLAERWNESTPATQVGSAYLVFTAVDSDGKPRQVPPVLPETEQDERRYQEAQIRRTHRLARRQAIMALREERAAQGFDD; the protein is encoded by the coding sequence ATGACACAGATACCGGGCGAGCTGCCCGGGAAGCCGACCGCCGCCTCCCGGACGACCCTCAGCCACATCATGACCGCCAACGACACCAACCTCCTGGGCACGGTGCACGGTGGCGTCATCATGAAGCTGGTCGACGACGCCGCCGGCGCCGTGGCGGGCCGTCACTCCGGTGGCGCGGCGGTCACCGCCTCCATGGACGAGATGGCGTTCCTCGCGCCCGTGCGCGTGGGCGACCTCGTCCACGTGAAGGCCCAGTGCAACTGGACCGGCCGCTCCTCCATGGAGATCGGCGTACGCGTCCTCGCCGAGCGGTGGAACGAGTCCACCCCCGCCACCCAGGTCGGCAGCGCCTACCTCGTCTTCACCGCGGTCGACTCCGACGGCAAGCCCCGCCAGGTCCCGCCCGTGCTCCCCGAGACGGAGCAGGACGAGCGGCGCTACCAGGAGGCCCAGATCCGCCGCACCCACCGGCTCGCCCGCCGCCAGGCCATCATGGCCCTGCGCGAGGAGCGCGCCGCGCAGGGCTTCGACGACTGA
- a CDS encoding helix-turn-helix domain-containing protein: MSASPSSSAQAAREAIAARLGGLRKDAELTGHELALRCGWSPAKSSRIERAKTPASAADIRAWCKACGAEDQTDDLIAANRQADQMYVHWQKLHRHGMRRAQEEVVPLYEQTRHFRVYCSNVVPGMLQTEAYAAALLSTIAAFQGTPDDSQTAAASRIERSRVLHDGSHRFALLLEETVLRYRIGDAAAMAGQLGYLLAVMALPNVSLGVIPFTAQRRVWPLEAFYLFDGRQASVELLTAAVNVTAPSEVATYAKAFSELSKLAVYGAPARALISDAIMSLG, encoded by the coding sequence ATGTCTGCGTCCCCCTCGTCCAGCGCCCAGGCCGCCCGTGAAGCCATCGCCGCCCGCCTGGGGGGCCTACGCAAAGACGCGGAGCTGACCGGGCATGAGTTGGCTCTTCGATGTGGCTGGAGTCCCGCGAAGTCGTCACGCATCGAGCGGGCCAAGACCCCTGCATCGGCCGCCGACATCCGCGCCTGGTGCAAAGCGTGCGGAGCAGAAGACCAGACAGACGACCTGATCGCGGCGAACCGGCAAGCCGACCAGATGTACGTCCACTGGCAGAAGCTGCACCGGCACGGCATGCGCCGGGCGCAGGAAGAGGTTGTCCCCCTCTACGAGCAGACCCGCCACTTCCGCGTGTACTGCTCGAACGTGGTCCCGGGCATGCTCCAGACCGAGGCGTACGCGGCAGCTCTGCTATCGACCATTGCCGCCTTTCAAGGAACCCCTGACGACTCGCAGACGGCGGCAGCATCCCGAATCGAACGCTCACGCGTGCTCCATGACGGCAGCCACCGCTTCGCTCTCCTGTTGGAAGAAACGGTGCTCCGCTATCGCATTGGCGACGCTGCCGCCATGGCTGGACAGCTCGGCTACCTGTTGGCTGTCATGGCGCTTCCGAACGTGAGCCTCGGGGTCATCCCTTTCACGGCCCAGCGGCGTGTCTGGCCCTTGGAAGCCTTCTATCTCTTCGACGGCCGCCAAGCGAGCGTGGAGCTGCTCACGGCCGCAGTGAACGTCACGGCGCCCAGCGAGGTTGCCACGTACGCCAAGGCGTTCTCAGAGCTGTCCAAGCTCGCTGTCTACGGTGCACCTGCCCGGGCTCTGATCTCGGATGCGATCATGTCCCTCGGTTAG
- a CDS encoding LCP family protein, whose amino-acid sequence MNDWPEGRDDAYGRGSARPQPEGVQRMRHVQRQPQQPARPPQPVQPPRPQRPAGPVPTPGVPPQQAGAHDTYGGYDSGYNTGQVYGSPSGGAPGRPGGPGGPSGPGGPGRASGPAPDWRRRIKVGSIVLVSALLVTSVSTYFWADSKVRREVDLSKVIERPKEGDCTTYLIVGSDSREGMSAEEKKKLHTGSAEGKRTDSMMILAKCSSGNTMISLPRDSDVEIPSFVGSQSGKKFPAQGRRVKLNAAYAEDGPELLVRTVEHNTGLRIDHYAEIGFAGFANIVDALGGVELDIEQGFKDEKSGADFKAGRQTLNGEQSLAFVRTRYAFAESDLQRTKNQQKFLAALANQAATPSTILNPFALYPMLGAGLDTLIVDKDMGLYDMGQMFFAMKGVNGGDGVSMNIPISGQRGGNLVWDKAKVQQLVKQIQNDEKVTVRGN is encoded by the coding sequence ATGAATGACTGGCCAGAAGGTCGTGACGACGCCTACGGACGCGGCAGCGCGCGTCCGCAGCCCGAGGGTGTGCAGCGGATGCGGCACGTCCAGCGGCAGCCCCAGCAGCCGGCGCGGCCCCCGCAGCCCGTACAGCCGCCGCGGCCGCAGCGCCCGGCGGGGCCCGTGCCCACGCCCGGCGTCCCTCCGCAGCAGGCGGGCGCGCACGACACGTACGGCGGTTACGACAGCGGCTACAACACCGGCCAGGTGTACGGCTCGCCCTCCGGCGGTGCCCCGGGCCGGCCGGGGGGCCCGGGCGGGCCTTCGGGCCCCGGCGGCCCCGGGCGGGCGTCCGGCCCGGCCCCGGACTGGCGCAGGCGCATCAAGGTCGGCTCGATCGTGCTGGTCTCCGCGCTGCTTGTGACATCCGTCTCCACCTACTTCTGGGCCGACTCCAAGGTGCGGCGCGAGGTGGACCTCTCCAAGGTCATCGAACGGCCGAAGGAGGGCGACTGCACGACCTACCTCATCGTCGGCTCGGACAGCCGCGAGGGCATGTCCGCCGAGGAGAAGAAGAAGCTCCACACGGGCTCGGCCGAGGGCAAGCGCACCGACTCGATGATGATCCTCGCCAAGTGCTCCAGCGGGAACACGATGATCTCGCTGCCGCGTGACTCGGACGTGGAGATCCCCTCCTTCGTCGGCTCCCAGTCCGGCAAGAAGTTCCCAGCGCAGGGGCGACGGGTCAAGCTGAACGCGGCGTACGCGGAGGACGGCCCCGAGCTGCTGGTGCGCACGGTGGAGCACAACACTGGCCTGCGCATCGACCACTACGCCGAGATCGGCTTCGCCGGCTTCGCGAACATCGTGGACGCGCTGGGCGGTGTGGAACTGGACATCGAGCAGGGCTTCAAGGACGAGAAGTCGGGCGCCGACTTCAAGGCGGGCAGGCAGACGCTGAACGGCGAGCAGTCGCTGGCCTTCGTACGCACCCGGTACGCCTTCGCCGAGTCGGACCTCCAGCGGACCAAGAACCAGCAGAAGTTCCTGGCGGCGCTGGCGAACCAGGCCGCGACGCCGTCGACGATCCTCAACCCGTTCGCGCTCTACCCGATGCTGGGGGCGGGCCTGGACACCCTCATCGTGGACAAGGACATGGGCCTGTACGACATGGGCCAGATGTTCTTCGCGATGAAGGGCGTCAACGGTGGTGACGGGGTGTCGATGAACATCCCGATCTCCGGGCAGCGCGGCGGCAACCTCGTCTGGGACAAGGCGAAGGTGCAGCAGCTGGTGAAGCAGATCCAGAACGACGAGAAGGTCACCGTCCGCGGCAACTGA
- a CDS encoding LCP family protein, with product MRHSDVRGEGASAQADGDIPGGGAGAPGTVPRQRDGSGPAGPGSARPARRGRRRVLRWVSSVLSLLILATAAAGYLYYRHLNGSIQTDALNLGENKLGGSKPNAFGQTPLNILLIGSDARDDAENQALGGATDTFDGPPLADVQMLLHLSADRTNMSVISMPRDTMLMMPKCTEPGGKVHPASKGLVQTNESIQRGGPGCTVAAWTELTKIPIDHFMMIDFKGVVRMADAIGGVPVCVEQNVHSRTRDGKGSGLKLPKGTSVIQGETALQWLRTRYGFEDGTDIGRTHAQHQYMNSMAREFRKNAKLSNPVKLNSLAQAAIEAMVVDTGLNKIDKLFDLSMELKKVPPGRITMTTMPWVYSTKPGLAGRVEPKAGEAEDLFRMVREDIALDGQGSSSPTASASPGAPSAPAPSAPSTGAQQPGPTATAAATAAPPAKTAVTVRNSTGGKDGAEAMVKGRASEVAALLAGKGYTKVVADTRTGAEDTSVIRYATDAQAADAAAVATALGLPAASVQKSDQVAGIVVFVGKDWRSGSTPAAPAPAPTKAPDSAHALNGDNDQACMAIQPGFTW from the coding sequence GTGAGGCACAGCGACGTGCGCGGGGAGGGGGCGAGCGCCCAGGCCGACGGGGACATACCCGGCGGCGGGGCGGGCGCGCCCGGCACGGTGCCCCGGCAGCGGGACGGCTCCGGGCCGGCCGGCCCCGGCAGTGCCCGCCCCGCAAGGCGGGGCCGCCGGCGCGTGCTGCGCTGGGTCTCCTCCGTGCTGTCCCTGCTCATACTCGCGACGGCGGCGGCCGGCTACCTCTACTACCGGCACCTCAACGGCAGCATCCAGACGGACGCGCTGAACCTCGGTGAGAACAAGCTGGGCGGTTCCAAGCCCAACGCCTTCGGACAGACCCCGCTGAACATCCTGCTCATCGGCTCCGACGCGCGCGACGACGCGGAGAACCAGGCACTGGGCGGGGCCACGGACACCTTCGACGGGCCGCCGCTCGCGGACGTCCAGATGCTGCTGCACCTGTCCGCGGACCGCACCAACATGTCCGTGATCTCGATGCCGCGCGACACGATGCTGATGATGCCCAAGTGCACCGAGCCGGGCGGCAAGGTGCACCCCGCCAGCAAGGGGCTCGTCCAGACGAACGAGTCGATCCAGCGCGGCGGTCCGGGCTGCACGGTCGCGGCGTGGACCGAGCTGACGAAGATCCCCATCGACCACTTCATGATGATCGACTTCAAGGGCGTGGTCCGGATGGCGGACGCCATCGGCGGCGTCCCGGTCTGCGTCGAGCAGAACGTGCACTCCCGCACACGGGACGGCAAGGGCTCCGGCCTGAAGCTGCCGAAGGGCACGAGCGTCATCCAGGGCGAGACGGCCCTGCAGTGGCTGCGCACCCGCTACGGCTTCGAGGACGGCACCGACATCGGCCGCACCCACGCCCAGCACCAGTACATGAACTCGATGGCCCGCGAGTTCCGCAAGAACGCCAAGCTCAGCAATCCGGTCAAGCTCAACAGCCTGGCCCAGGCGGCGATCGAGGCGATGGTCGTGGACACCGGCCTCAACAAGATCGACAAACTGTTCGACCTGAGCATGGAACTCAAGAAGGTCCCGCCGGGCCGCATCACCATGACCACCATGCCGTGGGTCTACAGCACCAAGCCCGGCCTCGCCGGGCGGGTCGAGCCCAAGGCCGGCGAGGCCGAGGACCTGTTCCGGATGGTCCGCGAGGACATCGCGCTCGACGGCCAGGGCTCAAGCTCCCCGACCGCCTCCGCGTCCCCGGGCGCCCCGTCCGCGCCCGCTCCGTCCGCCCCGTCGACGGGCGCCCAGCAGCCGGGCCCCACCGCCACCGCGGCGGCCACGGCCGCACCGCCCGCGAAGACCGCGGTCACCGTCCGCAACTCGACCGGCGGCAAGGACGGCGCCGAGGCCATGGTCAAGGGCCGGGCGAGTGAGGTCGCGGCCCTGCTGGCCGGCAAGGGCTACACCAAGGTCGTCGCCGACACCCGGACGGGCGCGGAGGACACCTCGGTGATCCGCTACGCCACCGACGCGCAGGCGGCCGACGCGGCCGCCGTGGCCACGGCCCTCGGCCTGCCCGCCGCCTCGGTCCAGAAGTCCGACCAGGTCGCCGGGATCGTCGTGTTCGTCGGCAAGGACTGGCGCTCCGGCAGCACGCCCGCCGCGCCGGCGCCCGCCCCGACCAAGGCGCCGGACTCCGCCCACGCGCTCAACGGCGACAACGACCAGGCCTGCATGGCGATCCAGCCCGGCTTCACCTGGTAG
- a CDS encoding sugar phosphate nucleotidyltransferase: protein MTEAILLVGGQGTRLRPVTVNTPKPMVPTAGVPFLAHQIARAAAAGVTHVVMATCYLAEVFEPYFGDGSDFGLSLEYVVEDEPLGTGGAIRNAGQRLTGGPDSSVLVFNGDILTGLDIAGLVQAHEAADADVSLHLVRVEDPRAFGLVPTDPDGRVLAFTEKPQTPEEIITDQINAGCYVFRRSVIDSIPAGRPVSVERETFPGLLASGAKLHGVTENTYWMDLGKPESIIQASADLVRGVVASPAVPGRRGESLVLPGALVASGAKLSGGTVVGAGARVEAGAVVQGSIVLDDAVIGPDAQVNASLVGARAAVGARTVLDGAVVGDGAVVGADNELRAGARVWCEAELPAAAIRFSPDA, encoded by the coding sequence ATGACGGAAGCGATCCTGCTGGTCGGCGGGCAGGGGACACGGCTGCGTCCGGTGACGGTGAACACGCCCAAGCCCATGGTCCCCACGGCGGGAGTCCCGTTCCTCGCCCACCAGATAGCCAGGGCCGCCGCCGCCGGCGTCACCCACGTCGTCATGGCCACCTGCTACCTCGCCGAGGTCTTCGAGCCCTACTTCGGCGACGGTTCCGACTTCGGCCTCAGCCTGGAGTACGTCGTCGAGGACGAGCCCCTCGGCACCGGCGGAGCCATCCGCAACGCCGGGCAGCGCCTCACCGGAGGGCCCGACTCCTCCGTCCTCGTCTTCAACGGCGACATCCTCACCGGCCTGGACATCGCCGGACTCGTCCAGGCCCACGAGGCGGCCGACGCCGACGTCTCCCTGCACCTGGTCCGGGTCGAGGACCCGCGCGCCTTCGGCCTCGTCCCCACCGACCCCGACGGGCGCGTGCTCGCCTTCACCGAGAAGCCGCAGACGCCCGAAGAGATCATCACCGACCAGATCAACGCCGGCTGCTACGTCTTCCGCCGCAGCGTCATCGACTCCATCCCGGCCGGCCGCCCCGTCTCCGTCGAGCGTGAGACCTTCCCCGGCCTGCTCGCCTCCGGAGCCAAGCTGCACGGAGTCACCGAGAACACCTACTGGATGGACCTCGGCAAGCCCGAGTCCATCATCCAGGCCTCCGCCGACCTCGTCCGCGGGGTCGTCGCCTCCCCGGCCGTCCCCGGCCGCCGCGGCGAGTCCCTGGTCCTGCCGGGCGCGCTGGTCGCCTCCGGAGCCAAGCTGTCGGGCGGCACCGTCGTGGGCGCCGGCGCCCGCGTCGAGGCCGGCGCGGTCGTCCAGGGCTCCATCGTGCTCGACGACGCCGTCATCGGCCCCGACGCCCAGGTCAACGCCAGCCTCGTCGGCGCCCGCGCCGCCGTGGGCGCGCGGACCGTGCTGGACGGCGCCGTCGTCGGCGACGGAGCCGTCGTGGGCGCCGACAACGAACTCCGGGCCGGCGCCCGGGTGTGGTGCGAGGCCGAGCTGCCCGCCGCCGCCATCCGCTTCTCCCCGGACGCCTGA